The Naumovozyma dairenensis CBS 421 chromosome 11, complete genome genome includes a window with the following:
- the SNF2 gene encoding SWI/SNF catalytic subunit SNF2 (similar to Saccharomyces cerevisiae SNF2 (YOR290C); ancestral locus Anc_8.753) — MDLGIPNRVLTKEEISRCYLKWQQLRNLYGENAPQMPEFITCTRILQRAAKQQQDAKQQLQQRQQQLQNEQTTNSPVPNDVIQRKEPTETTSPGTSLNGPKNVPTPTNNTFPSSTSLRRNSSLAQSPKSVRPPNENQFTETRSQSNHIESQIPSEPNDYQTGHKVKTTNLPLKQNKQDTTENLNQNFNNDKEQINHIANGKVQEPHNTQDSLPVQSPPAPNPSKPSDMSQSNVPKIIPNNTQNVDTFNKNTQQSSAQAESNNIQRPHHSNLFTNEQSTLLKAQITALKCLVNQQSVPEECQSIIQGSINNPPDFRRMLMSLSEFVRRQTNQNQGPEQQNDKSSNDQLNSQSHDFNNKVDGQEVETNLQERQTEQKQQLQDGKEPERNHQIPDGITPPHVTADESTIHASTKNELSTPQYLPIAEAKPIGAKTVNADLSPKSKPQEEKVENKAKEVEMKKETIEEKPKEPEFVGDKEPPKPQPPILLDDFKALLSENVENVIDVKDPTMMVDSFTLPDFSQKVTYDSLFPTATDPTLHIQPGFLPPGIDIHTATELYHTLIALNIDTSLDECLNTILSTEDANNLKQNDCLYDYYALQLLPLQKAMRGHVLQFEWYQNSLLTNMHPNFLSKVRNVNIQDTLLTHELYRKHEILQYEKRKKQEEQKLNLIINSSVDQYTIRSEKRNRRLKHGHKLINTHVTLEKDEQKRIERKAKERLQALKANDEEAYIKLLDQTKDTRITHLLKQTNAFLDSLTKAVKDQQKYTKEMIDSHLLENSEQEPSVTPQLTDAIVDEEDEDDDLAGTIDYYSVAHRIKEVITRQPTMLVGGTLKEYQLKGLQWMVSLFNNHLNGILADEMGLGKTIQTISLLTYLYETKNIHGPYLVIVPLSTLSNWSNEFAKWAPAMRAVSYKGSPAERKSKHNIIKSGEFDVVLTTFEYIIKERALLSKIKWIHMIIDEGHRMKNAQSKLSLTLNTYYHSDYRLILTGTPLQNNLPELWALLNFALPKIFNSVKSFDEWFNTPFANTGGQDKIELNEEETLLVIRRLHKVLRPFLLRRLKKDVEKDLPDKVEKVIKCQMSALQQVMYQQMLKYRRLYIGDHTNKKMVGLRGFNNQLMQLKKICNHPFVFEEVEDRINPTRETNSNIWRVAGKFELLERILPKLKATGHRVLIFFQMTQIMDIMEDFLRFTGLKYLRLDGHTKSDERSMLLQLFNEPNSEYFCFILSTRAGGLGLNLQTADTVIIFDTDWNPHQDLQAQDRAHRIGQKNEVRILRLITEHSVEEAILERAHKKLDIDGKVIQAGKFDNKSTAEEQEALLRSLLEAEEDRKKRREQGITDEETMDNNELNELLARNDGEIEIFQKIDEERTKKEKEMGIKTRLLDNSELPDVYHQDIEAEMAREESEAAAVYSGRGARERKSTHYSDNVSEEQWLRQFEVSDNEDEQVLEVPKAEKEEDVVAILNETEEGSKKRKAAGRSRGRPKKMKLVDTDVSSETAIPESPMTVENTPNEELRTSPPVEDETPPEIRVTAGKTSIKSARTNSRGRGRIRGRGRGGRGRGTRGRPPKKNGLDYIRDAKNVTESLEVRETIANQAQELFDFAVDYKDKNGRNLSDIFLQKPSKAIYPDYYLIIKYPAAYENIEKHIETKAYCSLSEVLEDFHLIFSNARIYNTEDSLVYQDSTELEEAVTKKYHEITENDDPIDFSIFDEKYATKPLQLNSSADASNVISPSS; from the coding sequence ATGGATCTAGGAATACCAAACAGGGTTCTGACTAAGGAGGAAATTAGTCGTTGTTATTTGAAATGGCAACAACTTCGAAACCTTTATGGTGAAAATGCTCCTCAGATGCCCGAATTCATTACCTGCACAAGAATATTACAGAGAGCTgcaaaacaacaacaggaTGCAAAACAGCAGCTACAGCAGCGACAGCAGCAGCTGCAAAATGAGCAGACTACTAATAGTCCGGTACCAAATGATGTAATTCAACGTAAAGAACCAACCGAGACCACGTCGCCTGGCACGTCATTGAATGGTCCAAAAAATGTTCCAACACCAACTAATAATACTTTTCCAAGTAGCACATCtttaagaagaaatagTTCATTAGCACAGTCACCTAAAAGTGTTCGGCCTCCCAATGAGAATCAATTCACAGAAACAAGGTCACAAAGTAACCATATAGAATCCCAAATACCATCTGAACCTAACGATTACCAAACAGGTCATAAGGTAAAGACTACCAATCTCCcattaaaacaaaataagcAAGATACTACTGAAAACCTGAATCAAAACTTTAATAACGATAAGGAACAAATAAATCACATAGCAAATGGAAAGGTACAAGAACCGCACAATACTCAAGATAGTTTACCTGTTCAATCACCGCCTGCACCAAATCCTTCAAAGCCAAGCGACATGTCTCAGAGTAATGTGCCCAAAATCATTCCAAATAATACCCAAAATGTCGACACTTTTAATAAGAACACGCAACAGTCATCGGCACAAGCAGAAtccaataatatacaaCGCCCTCATCATTCTAACCTATTCACAAATGAACAATCTACTCTATTAAAAGCACAGATAACGGCATTGAAATGTCTCGTTAACCAGCAATCTGTTCCAGAGGAATGTCAATCAATTATACAAGGATCAATAAATAATCCCCCCGATTTTAGAAGAATGTTAATGTCTTTAAGTGAGTTTGTAAGAAGACAAACCAATCAAAACCAAGGACCggaacaacaaaatgataaatcttcaaatgaCCAATTGAATTCTCAATCTCAcgattttaataataaagttgATGGCCAAGAGGTTGAAACAAATTTGCAGGAGAGACAAACGgaacaaaaacaacaactacAGGATGGTAAAGAACCAGAACGTAACCATCAAATACCAGACGGTATTACGCCACCACATGTGACTGCGGATGAGTCTACGATACATGCTTCAACAAAGAATGAGTTATCAACCCCGCAGTATCTCCCGATAGCTGAAGCTAAACCTATTGGAGCTAAGACAGTAAATGCAGATTTATCACCCAAATCGAAACcacaagaagaaaaggtAGAAAATAAGGCCAAAGAAGTTGAAATGAAGAAGGAAACCATAGAAGAAAAACCTAAAGAACCAGAATTTGTAGGTGATAAGGAACCTCCAAAACCTCAACCTCCCATACTGTTGGATGATTTTAAGGCACTTCTCTCtgaaaatgttgaaaatgTCATTGACGTCAAGGACCCAACAATGATGGTCGATTCATTTACTCTTCCTGATTTTTCTCAAAAAGTGACTTACGATTCCTTATTCCCAACTGCAACAGATCCAACATTACACATTCAACCAGGGTTCCTTCCTCCAGGAATTGATATTCATACTGCCACGGAACTTTACCATACATTAATTGCTTTAAATATCGATACCTCACTAGATGAATGCTTAAATACTATTTTGTCCACTGAAGATGCAAACAATCTCAAACAAAATGATTGTCTATATGACTACTATGCTCTTCAATTACTACCATTACAAAAGGCAATGCGAGGTCACGTCTTACAATTTGAATGGTATcaaaattctttattaacaAATATGCACCCGAACTTCCTTTCCAAAGTGAGAAACGTGAACATACAAGATACATTACTGACACATGAACTATATAGAAAACATGAAATATTACAATATGAAAAACgaaagaaacaagaagaacaaaaactgaatttgataattaACTCATCTGTCGACCAATATACTATAAGATCAGAAAAGCGGAACCGACGTTTGAAACATGGTCataaattgattaataCTCATGTGACACTTGAGAAAGATGAACAAAAGAGGATAGAAAGAAAGGCTAAAGAACGTTTGCAAGCATTGAAGgcaaatgatgaagaagcatatattaaattgttAGATCAAACAAAAGATACGAGAATTACTCATTTGTTAAAACAAACTAATGCATTCTTGGATTCATTGACTAAAGCAGTGAAGGatcaacaaaaatatacaaaggAAATGATTGATTCTCATTTGTTAGAAAATTCAGAACAAGAACCATCGGTAACTCCTCAATTAACAGACGCAATAGtcgatgaagaagatgaagatgacgatTTAGCTGGTACTATCGACTATTATAGTGTAGCACACAGAATAAAAGAAGTAATTACGCGACAGCCTACTATGTTAGTAGGTGGTACCTTAAAAGAGTATCAATTGAAAGGGCTGCAATGGATGGTATCACTTTTCAATAATCATTTGAATGGTATCCTAGCAGACGAAATGGGGTTGGGTAAAACTATTCAAAccatttcattattaacatATTTGTATGAAACGAAAAATATTCATGGTCCTTATTTGGTTATTGTGCCATTATCGACGTTATCAAATTGGAGTAATGAATTTGCAAAATGGGCACCTGCAATGCGAGCTGTCTCTTATAAAGGTTCACCTGctgaaagaaaatcaaaacacaatatcattaaatcaGGTGAATTTGATGTCGTCTTAACTActtttgaatatatcaTTAAGGAAAGAGCTTTACTATCAAAGATAAAATGGATCCATATGATTATTGATGAAGGTCATAGAATGAAAAATGCacaatcaaaattatcCTTGACATTGAATACATATTATCATTCTGATTATAGATTAATCCTTACAGGTACACCgttacaaaataatttaccaGAACTATGGgcattattaaattttgcATTAcccaaaattttcaattctgtAAAATCTTTTGATGAGTGGTTTAATACACCATTCGCAAACACCGGTGGTCAAGATAAGATCgaattaaatgaagaagaaacacTGCTGGTTATTAGAAGATTACATAAGGTTCTGAGACCATTCCTATTACGTCGTCTGAAAAAAGATGTTGAGAAAGATCTTCCAGATaaagttgaaaaagttATTAAATGTCAAATGAGTGCTTTGCAACAGGTCATGTATCAACAAATGTTAAAATATCGTAGGTTATATATTGGTGATCACACTAATAAAAAGATGGTTGGTTTAAGAGGATTTAACAATCAACTGATgcaattgaagaaaatttgtAACCATCCATTTGTCTTTGAAGAAGTGGAAGATAGAATCAATCCTACAAGAGAAAcgaattcaaatatatgGCGTGTGGCAGGTAagtttgaattattagaaagaATTCTGCCAAAGTTGAAAGCAACCGGCCATAGAGTACTAATCTTCTTCCAAATGACTCAAATTATGGATATTATGGAAGATTTTCTGAGGTTTACAGGCCTCAAGTATCTAAGACTGGATGGGCACACCAAATCGGATGAACGTAGTATGCTCTTACAATTGTTCAATGAACCAAACTCggaatatttttgtttcatcttATCAACAAGAGCCGGTGGTCTTGGTTTGAATTTACAAACTGCTGATACAGTTATTATCTTTGACACAGATTGGAATCCACATCAAGATTTACAAGCACAAGATAGAGCGCATAGAATTGGTCAAAAGAACGAAGTTAGGATTCTAAGATTGATTACAGAACATTCAGTGGAGGAAGCAATTTTAGAGAGAGCTCATAAGAAACTAGATATTGATGGTAAAGTCATTCAAGCTGGTAAATTCGATAATAAATCTACCGCCgaagaacaagaagctTTACTACgatcattattagaagcCGAAGAAGATCgtaaaaaaagaagagagCAAGGTATTACAGACGAAGAGACAATGGATAATAACGAACTGAATGAATTACTAGCCAGAAATGATGGTGAAATAGAAATCTTCCAAAAAATTGACGAAGAACGTactaaaaaagaaaaagaaatgggTATTAAAACTAGATTATTAGATAATAGTGAGTTACCGGATGTTTATCACCAAGATATAGAAGCAGAAATGGCCCGTGAAGAATCTGAGGCGGCTGCAGTGTATAGCGGAAGGGGAGCTAGGGAACGTAAAAGTACTCATTATTCAGATAATGTCTCCGAAGAACAATGGTTGAGACAATTTGAAGTAAGTGACAATGAGGATGAGCAGGTACTAGAAGTACCCAAGGCAGAAAAAGAGGAAGATGTTGTTGCTATTCTCAACGAGACGGAAGAAGGttcaaagaaaaggaaagcAGCTGGTAGATCTAGAGGTAGaccaaagaaaatgaaactgGTTGACACTGACGTTAGCTCCGAAACTGCAATTCCTGAAAGTCCAATGACAGTTGAAAATACACCAAACGAAGAACTTCGAACTTCTCCACCAgtagaagatgaaacaCCCCCAGAAATAAGGGTAACAGCTGGCAAAACCTCAATAAAATCAGCAAGAACTAATTCGAGAGGCCGTGGTCGTATACGTGGTCGTGGTAGAGGAGGACGTGGAAGAGGTACACGGGGAAGACcaccaaagaaaaatggtCTGGATTATATTCGTGATGCGAAAAATGTTACTGAGAGTTTAGAAGTTCGCGAAACCATAGCTAATCAGGCTCAAGAGCTGTTTGATTTTGCTGTGGACTACAAAGATAAAAATGGCAGAAACCTttctgatatttttttacaGAAACCTTCGAAGGCAATATATCCTGATTATTATCTTATAATAAAGTATCCGGCAGCTTATGAGAATATTGAGAAAcatattgaaacaaaagCCTACTGTTCATTATCAGAAGTTCTGGAGGATTTCCATTTAATTTTCAGCAATGCAAGGATATATAACACTGAAGACTCTTTAGTTTATCAAGATTCTActgaattagaagaagcTGTAACTAAAAAATATCATGAAATAACGGAAAACGATGATCCTATTgacttttcaatttttgatgaaaaatatgcAACTAAACCGTTACAGTTGAATTCTTCTGCTGATGCATCCAATGTAATATCCCCATCTTCCTAA
- the FMP42 gene encoding Fmp42p (similar to Saccharomyces cerevisiae YMR221C; ancestral locus Anc_8.739) — translation MQGSKSLHVSQICCATLWCLLSSGIIFGFAALKPILISEGIYSEFCLNPESNQIDTIIKSAICSAQDLKLNFIFTASAGITNMMALPVGWILDTYGPRITGIIGSFFLTLGALLFIFHATFVTFIDPYISGYIMLSVGGPFVFISCFQLANIFPRRSGSVLALLTGAFDSSSALFLGYRVFYQKVNPSFNLSKFFTLYLIVPLFIFICQVTIMPHESYKTCGNVAKITVEGLDESGHLVEGDDGSMLVPDPNERELLIAQLEDDEQREPSQFHRESGIPLGRRKSVLETYVETKLEEKSGGIFGVLHGYSVIDQLKTPWFYLLLIFAIISMIRINYFIATIRSQEEYLLGDELLASKINEIFDLALPIGGVLSIPFIGVLLDHVKTFNVLKLLSCMSVIIAVLGLIPNSFFLNLIGILVLVIFRPFYYTVISDYATKVFGFETFGTVYGLLICISGICNMGQSLLDQLTHTKFDMNPTPVNLGLLLITIFSSGALLIYINIQLKKQNRSVNLNDEALEPLSDPHTD, via the coding sequence atGCAAGGCTCGAAATCCCTACATGTGAGCCAGATTTGCTGTGCAACGTTATGGTGTTTACTCTCCAGTGGGATTATATTTGGTTTCGCTGCTTTAAAACCAATATTAATAAGTGAAGGTATATATTCAGAGTTCTGTCTTAACCCAGAGTCGAACCAAATAGATACCATAATAAAAAGTGCAATATGCTCTGCTCAAGATCTAAAActaaattttatttttacagCTAGTGCTGGTATCACAAATATGATGGCATTACCAGTTGGTTGGATCTTAGACACATATGGCCCACGAATCACAGGAATAATAGGTTCATTCTTCTTAACCTTAGGAGCTTTGcttttcattttccatGCAACATTCGTAACATTTATAGACCCATATATTTCAGGTTATATCATGCTCTCTGTGGGTGGACCGTTCGTGTTCATTTCCTGTTTCCAATTGGCAAACATTTTCCCCAGGAGATCAGGGTCCGTTTTGGCTTTATTGACTGGTGCTTTCGATTCTTCATCTGCATTATTCCTAGGATATAGAGTATTTTATCAGAAAGTTAATCCATCTTTCAACCTTTCGAAATTTTTTACATTATATCTCATTGTACCActattcatattcatttgTCAAGTTACAATTATGCCACATGAATCATATAAAACATGCGGCAATGTGGCAAAAATTACTGTGGAAGGTTTAGATGAATCAGGTCATCTGGTAGAAGGAGATGACGGATCTATGTTGGTCCCAGATCCAAATGAAAGAGAATTGTTGATAGCACAAttggaagatgatgaacaaAGAGAACCATCCCAATTTCATCGTGAAAGTGGCATTCCACTGGGACGTAGGAAATCTGTATTAGAAACTTATGTGGAAACCAAATTAGAGGAAAAATCAGGTGGTATCTTCGGGGTATTACATGGATATAGTGTCattgatcaattgaaaacGCCTTGGTTTTATCTATTACTTATATTCgcaataatatcaatgataAGAATAAACTACTTTATCGCTACAATCAGATCacaagaagaatatttacttggtgatgaattattggcatccaaaataaatgaaatatttgacCTTGCCTTACCAATTGGTGGTGTACTATCTATCCCATTTATTGGGGTACTTTTAGATCATGTGAAAACCTTCAACgttttaaaattattatcttgtATGTCTGTAATTATTGCCGTTCTGGGCCTAATTCcaaattcttttttcttgaatttaatCGGCATATTGGTATTAGTGATTTTTAGACCCTTCTATTATACAGTTATATCAGATTATGCTACAAAAGTGTTCGGATTTGAGACATTTGGGACCGTTTATGGACTACTAATTTGTATCAGTGGTATTTGCAATATGGGACAAAGCCTTTTAGATCAATTGACACACACCAAGTTTGATATGAATCCAACACCAGTGAACCTTGGTTTATTGTTGATAACCATTTTTTCAAGTGGTGCTTTATTAATTTAcattaatattcaattgaagaaacaaaatagaTCTGTTAATTTAAATGACGAGGCCTTGGAACCGTTATCGGATCCTCACACAGATTGA
- the NDAI0K00990 gene encoding uncharacterized protein (similar to Saccharomyces cerevisiae YOR289W; ancestral locus Anc_8.751): MAKETLKSSPYAFYAFYQLYLHFFHKNKGITFQQIEKVLYPNYPVDLNTKKSLFITWKKKNSNGDDEEEYDLRGCIGTFAKLNILNGIERYSLVAALEDDRFSPIKAKELSKLKCSCNILDSFKTIYPIEDDDDNSEDGIYDWEIGKHGIEVKLIHPHTKTVHSATFLPEVMVEQNWDKDETFQYLIDKSGLWNYIDKIMANKKLYFKQVIRYEGHKSLISYDEFIEKLKVLEENV, translated from the coding sequence ATGGCTAAAGAAACTTTAAAATCATCACCGTACGCATTCTATGCGTTTTATCAACTATATTTACATTTCTTccataaaaataaagggATTACTTTCCAACAAATAGAAAAAGTATTATATCCAAATTATCCTGTGGATTTAAACACTAAGAAGTCATTGTTCATTAcatggaagaaaaagaatagCAATGGtgacgatgaagaagagTACGATTTAAGGGGTTGTATTGGTACTTTTGctaaattgaatatattaaatggTATTGAAAGATACTCTCTTGTAGCTGCTTTGGAAGATGATAGATTCTCACCCATAAAAGCGAAGGAATTATCTAAGTTGAAATGTAGTTGTAATATTCTTGATTCATTTAAAACGATTTATCCAATTGAGGATGATGACGACAATTCTGAAGATGGAATATATGATTGGGAAATTGGGAAACATGGTATAGAAGTGAAACTTATTCACCCTCATACAAAAACCGTTCATAGTGCTACTTTCTTACCGGAAGTAATGGTGGAGCAAAATTGggataaagatgaaactTTTCAGTATCTAATTGATAAATCAGGGTTATGGAATTATATTGACAAAATCATGGCTAATAAAAAGTTATATTTCAAACAAGTAATTAGATATGAAGGTCATAAGAGTTTGATAAGTTATGATGAATTCATCGAGAAATTAAAGGTGTTGGAAGAAAATGTTTGA
- the FSH2 gene encoding putative serine hydrolase (similar to Saccharomyces cerevisiae FSH2 (YMR222C); ancestral locus Anc_8.741) — protein sequence MAKKILMLHGLAQSGEYFASKTRGFRTELEKQGYQLCYATAPNKYPAPDFDINLDDLDGTSLPSESNEILAWLQKNPSDDTYKLPDTTISYLHDYIIANGPFHGIVGFSQGAGVAGYLLTDFNGLLHLNETEQPPLEFFMSFGGFRFKPGCYQKQYDENPIKVPSLHVYGDLDTITEPEKVQSLLKSCTEGTATYLTHPGGHFVPNSRGFLKKVVTWLDSLNDQEQT from the coding sequence atggcaaagaagatattaatGTTACATGGGCTGGCTCAATCAGGAGAATATTTTGCATCCAAAACAAGAGGGTTCAGAACGGAACTAGAGAAACAAGGTTACCAACTGTGTTACGCAACAGCGCCAAATAAATACCCTGCACCAGATTTCGATATCAATCTAGATGATCTGGATGGAACTTCTTTACCATCTGAATCGAATGAAATATTAGCTTGGCTACAAAAGAATCCATCTGACGATACTTACAAATTACCTGATACTACGATATCGTATTTACATGATTATATAATTGCCAATGGTCCCTTTCATGGCATTGTTGGTTTTAGTCAAGGTGCTGGAGTAGCAGGTTATTTATTGACTGATTTCAATGGATTATTACATTTGAATGAAACGGAACAACCACCGTTGGAATTTTTCATGTCATTTGGTGGGTTTAGATTTAAACCAGGATGTTATCAAAAGCAATATGATGAAAATCCCATTAAGGTTCCGTCATTGCATGTTTATGGAGATTTAGACACCATTACAGAACCTGAGAAGGTTCAATCTTTGTTAAAATCGTGCACTGAAGGTACAGCAACGTATCTAACACACCCTGGTGGTCATTTCGTTCCAAATTCAAGAggatttttgaaaaaagttgTAACTTGGTTAGATAGTTTAAATGATCAAGAACAAACCTAA
- the MRE11 gene encoding MRX complex nuclease subunit (similar to Saccharomyces cerevisiae MRE11 (YMR224C); ancestral locus Anc_8.744) yields the protein MIDPRLPLDYPDEDTIRILLTTDNHVGYNENDPITGDDSWKTFHEILTIAKQNNVDMILQSGDLFHINKPTKKSMYQVMKSLRLNCMGNKPCELELLSDPAKIFHYNEFTNVNYEDPNFNISIPFFGISGNHDDATGDSLLSPMDLLHVSGLINHFGKVIESDKIKIIPLLFQKGMTKLALYGLASVRDERLFRTFKEGGVTFEIPTMRQGEWFNLMCLHQNHTGHTNTAFLPEQFLPDFLDLVIWGHEHECIPNLVHNPIKGFDVLQPGSSVATSLCDAEAKPKFVFILEIKNGTQPNLIPVPLTTVRTFKMRTISLKDVPSLKSHDKDAILKYLIEEVEEMIQEANDETKRKMGEDYVQGDDQDEEEEEDIMNQLSSPLIRLRVDYSAPSNGQSTLDYQVENPRRFSNRFVGRVANPNNVVQFFKKKRETKKSTNKNANNQIRLNDKEIENLIHEGNGELEVQTLINDMLNKMTLSLLPELGMNEAIKKFVDKDEKAALKDFIDHEINNEVSFLVTNKEIVEGENPEEIKALMKQVKRANSTNRSESLDVPQSRSNSSARQDELGEHNNDIVMSDIEAATEYNEEDTSTQTKKPKSVSKRVARTTTKRKASLSDSIVVSDDEDENVEEEEEKEKEEEEEEEDDDDIISLDSEAEEVSHSRRKPVARTPRKKNSKTTTKQATKAKTTRTKTRTAVTKTPKTDILGSLLARKRK from the coding sequence ATGATAGATCCTCGTTTGCCATTAGATTATCCAGATGAAGATACCATCCGTATCTTATTAACGACAGATAACCATGTGGGTTacaatgaaaatgatcCCATAACAGGAGATGATTCTTGGAAAACCTTCCATGAAATCCTAACAATAGCGAAGCAAAATAACGTAGATATGATCCTTCAATCAGGTGATCTTTTCCATATAAATAAACcaacaaagaaatcaatGTATCAAGtaatgaaatcattaaGATTAAATTGTATGGGTAATAAACCTTGTGAATTAGAATTACTAAGTGATCCTGCAAAGATTTTCCACTATAATGAATTCACTAACGTGAATTATGAAGatccaaattttaatatatccATTCCATTCTTTGGTATTTCGGGGAATCACGATGATGCAACTGGTGATTCACTATTGTCTCCAATGGATTTACTTCATGTAAGCGGTCTTATCAATCATTTCGGTAAAGTTATTGAATCTGATAAgatcaaaataatacccTTATTGTTTCAAAAGGGTATGACAAAATTAGCTTTGTATGGGTTAGCAAGCGTTAGAGATGAAAGACTTTTCAGAACGTTTAAAGAAGGTGGTGTTACATTTGAAATACCGACAATGAGACAAGGTGAATGGTTTAATTTAATGTGTTTACATCAAAATCATACAGGTCATACAAATACTGCATTCTTACCTGAACAATTTTTACCAGATTTCTTAGATTTGGTCATTTGGGGTCATGAACATGAATGTATTCCAAATTTAGTTCATAATCCTATTAAAGGGTTTGATGTGTTACAACCAGGTTCATCAGTGGCTACTTCTCTTTGTGATGCTGAAGCTAAACCAAaatttgtatttattttggaaattaaaaatggAACGCAGCCAAATTTGATTCCTGTTCCATTAACAACTGTAAGAACATTTAAAATGAgaacaatatcattaaaagATGTACCATCTTTGAAATCACATGATAAAGATGctattttaaaatatttgattgaAGAAGTGGAAGAAATGATACAAGAAGCAAACGATGAAacgaaaaggaaaatggGTGAAGATTACGTCCAGGGTGATGACCAAGAtgaggaagaggaagaagatataatgaatcaattatCGTCACCATTGATTAGGTTACGAGTAGATTATAGTGCACCTTCAAATGGTCAATCTACATTAGATTATCAAGTGGAAAATCCTCGACGATTCAGTAATAGATTTGTTGGTCGTGTTGCTAATCCAAATAATGTTGTTCAGTTTtttaaaaagaagagagaaacaaagaaatcaacAAATAAGAATGcaaataatcaaattagattgaatgataaagaaattgaaaacttgATCCATGAAGGTAATGGAGAATTAGAAGTACAAACTTTAATCAACGATATGTTAAATAAGATGACTTTATCCTTACTTCCAGAGTTAGGTATGAATGAAGCTATAAAGAAATTCgttgataaagatgaaaaagCTGCATTGAAAGATTTTATAGATCATgaaatcaataatgaaGTGAGTTTTTTGGTCactaataaagaaattgttgAAGGTGAAAACcctgaagaaattaaagcTTTGATGAAACAAGTGAAAAGAGCAAATTCAACCAACAGATCAGAGTCTCTAGATGTACCACAAAGTAGAAGCAACAGTTCGGCAAGGCAAGATGAACTAGGTGAACATAACAACGATATTGTTATGTCAGATATTGAGGCAGCTACAGAGTATAATGAAGAGGATACATCTACTCAAACAAAGAAACCAAAATCAGTTAGCAAAAGAGTTGCAAGGACAACAACCAAAAGGAAAGCTTCCTTGTCGGATTCAATTGTCGTttcagatgatgaagacgaAAATGTtgaggaagaggaagaaaaggaaaaagaagaagaagaagaagaagaagatgatgatgatataattTCCCTAGATTCTGAAGCAGAAGAGGTAAGTCATAGTAGACGGAAACCGGTAGCTAGGACACcaaggaagaagaattctAAAACTACAACAAAACAGGCTACAAAGGCTAAAACTACGAGaacaaaaacaagaacTGCAGTAACAAAGACGCCGAAAACTGATATTTTAGGTAGTTTACTAGCTAGGAAAAGAAAGTGA